One genomic segment of Danio aesculapii chromosome 15, fDanAes4.1, whole genome shotgun sequence includes these proteins:
- the kcne4 gene encoding potassium voltage-gated channel subfamily E member 4, which translates to MDLARNATALSSPQNSRIPSSGGSDNNAYLYIVIVVSFYGVFLIGIMLGYLRTKRREKRRSNAFTRLLHEEEQREWGARQKKHSFSLPAFPALRSTPVPFMLSSGRAPLACALCSVEQSSVSSLSSGADVRFAIEEESDSGGHEETPKTGSGSENNSDGSSVENRL; encoded by the coding sequence ATGGATTTGGCGCGCAACGCCACCGCGCTTTCATCGCCTCAGAACAGCAGGATCCCTTCATCCGGCGGAAGCGACAATAACGCATACCTGTACATCGTCATCGTGGTGTCCTTTTACGGAGTTTTCCTCATCGGGATCATGCTCGGTTATTTGCGCACCAAACGGCGTGAGAAAAGGCGCTCGAACGCGTTCACGAGGCTCCTGCACGAGGAGGAGCAGCGCGAGTGGGGCGCGCGCCAGAAGAAGCACAGTTTCAGCCTGCCTGCGTTTCCCGCGCTACGCTCAACGCCGGTGCCTTTCATGTTGAGCAGCGGGCGCGCGCCTCTGGCATGCGCACTGTGCTCGGTGGAGCAGAGCAGCGTGAGCTCTCTCAGCTCCGGAGCGGATGTGCGTTTCGCCATAGAAGAAGAGTCAGACAGCGGCGGACATGAGGAGACACCGAAAACTGGCTCGGGATCGGAAAACAACAGCGACGGGTCGTCAGTGGAAAACCGGCTCTGA